One Piliocolobus tephrosceles isolate RC106 unplaced genomic scaffold, ASM277652v3 unscaffolded_1073, whole genome shotgun sequence genomic region harbors:
- the LOC111531069 gene encoding ribose-5-phosphate isomerase-like gives MFVFALPCPPQARQLILQYGLTLSDLDRHPKIDLAIDGADEVDADLNLIKGGGGCLTQEKIVAGYASRFIVIADFRKDSKNLGDQWHKGIPIEVIPMAYVPVSRAVSQKFGGVVELRMAVNKAGPVVTDNGNFILDWKFDRIHKWSEVNTAIKMIPACLSWDSPEADGSSEGTCLEIRPSSLRRIFPSRSWTAASFCGLS, from the exons ATGTTCGTGTTTGCTCTTCCCTGTCCCCCGCAGGCCCGCCAGCTCATCCTGCAGTATGGCTTGACCCTCAGTGACCTGGATCGACACCCAAAG ATCGACCTTGCCATCGATGGTGCTGATGAAGTAGATGCTGATCTCAATCTCATCAAGGGCGGCGG AGGCTGCCTGACCCAGGAGAAGATTGTGGCTGGCTATGCTAGTCGCTTCATCGTGATCGCTGATTTCAG GAAAGATTCGAAGAATCTCGGGGATCAGTGGCACAAGGGAATCCCCATCGAGGTCATCCCAATGGCTTATGTCCCAGTGAGCCGAGCTGTGAGCCAGAAGTTTGGGGGTGTGGTTGAACTTCGAATGGCTGTCAACAAGGCT GGCCCTGTGGTGACAGATAATGGGAATTTTATCTTGGACTGGAAGTTTGACCGGATACACAAATGGAGTGAAGTGAATACAGCTATCAAAATGATCCCAG CCTGTTTGAGTTGGGATAGTCCTGAAGCTGATGGAAGTTCAGAGGGGACTTGCCTTGAAATAAGGCCATCATCTCTGCGTAGAATCTTTCCTTCCAGGAGCTGGACTGCAGCCTCTTTTTGTGGACTCTCTTAA